AGCTGCGCTCCCTCGTGCGCGAAATCGGCAACGGCCTCGCGCCCGCTCAGCCCGCCGCCGTATCGACGGCCCCGACCGCACCTCCCGCCTCCTCCGGTGGCGGCCAGCTCTCGCTCTTCGGCGCGCCCTCCCGGCCCGCGCCCGAAGCCGCTCCAGCCGAGCTATCGCCCCTTGTCCGGCCCGAGGCGTTGCCTTCCCTGTCAGGTCGCCATGTGGCCCTTCTCTATAATGATGACGCGTGCATCCTTGCCGTGGATGCGCAGCAGTTCCGCGTCGACGCCGGGCCTGACGAGCTCGCCCCCCTGCTGGCCGCCGCCGAATCCGTGGCCACGCCTTCGGTAAAAGAGCTGCTCTCCGCCCACGACGCCTGGAGGGCGCTGCCCGTCGCGGCCTGGTTCGACCTGGGGCTGGCGGCCTACCTGCTCAGCCCCGAGGATCGCGTCTACACCTGGGATCGCATCCTGGATTCGCTCTGGACCGACCCCTCCTTCAGCCCCGAGGAAGCCCCCGGCGGCGCACAGGGGCTGGCCGCCCTTGCTTTGGCCAAGAGGATGCATTCCAGGCTGGAGCAGGCCGGGCTTACGGAGCTGATGCGCACTCTGGAGATGCCGCTGATTCCCGTCCTGGTCGACATGGAGCGCCGAGGCATCGGCATCGACATCCCGGCCTTCACGGCCTTCGCCGGGGAGGTCAACACGCGCCTCGAAGCCCTGGTGGAGCAGATGCACCGACAGGCCGGGGTACGCTTCAACGTTCGCTCCAGCCAGCAGCTTGCGGATGTTCTCTACAACCAGCTTGGGCTCAAGGCCCCCGGCAAGACGCCCGGGGGCGCCGCCTCCACCTCCGCCGAGGTACTGGAGCGCCTGGCCGGGCAACACCCGCTGGTGGACACGGTGCTCGAATACCGCAAGCTCGAGAAACTGCGCTCCACCTACCTGGAGCCCTTGCCCGCCCTGGCTGACGCGGACGGCCGCATCCACACCAGCTTCAACCAGCTGACCACGGCCACGGGACGCCTCTCCTCCAGCGCGCCCAACCTGCAGAACATCCCCGTGCGCGGGGACCTCGGCCGCAGGATGCGCTCGCTATTCATCGCCGGCCCTGGCAAGGTTCTGGCCTCGGCGGACTATTCCCAGATCGAACTGCGCGTGCTGGCGCACTTCTCCGGCGATCCCACCCTGCTGGAAGCCTTCCGCGATAGCCAGGACATCCACTCCCGTACGGCCGCCCTGCTCTTCGACCGGCCCGCCTCGGCCGTCACCCCTGAGCAGCGCCGCCAGGCCAAGACCATCAACTTCGGGCTGCTCTACGGCATGGGTCCGCAAAAGCTCGGACGTGAGCTGGGCCTGACACTGGCCGAAGCCAAGGACTTCATCGCAAAATATTTCGAGCACATGGGAAAACTCAAGGAATACTACCAGACCCTGGTGGACCAGGCCAAGGCCCAGGGTTACGTGACCACCATGGCAGGGCGGCGGCGCATGTTGCCGGATATCCATTCCCGCAACACCCAGTTGGAGGCTCAAGCTAGGCGACAGGCCGTGAACACCGTTATCCAGGGCAGCGCGGCTGACATCATCAAGATCGCCATGC
Above is a window of Fundidesulfovibrio soli DNA encoding:
- the polA gene encoding DNA polymerase I produces the protein MPLRDTLPPGSEPLYLIDGSSYIYRGFYAFSEMTRSDGFPTNALFSVLRLGLRLIREERPSLAAFIVDGRGPGFRHDLFPAYKAQREKMPEPLAAQLAPIAEGMRLLGFPVISEENVEADDTIASLVQRYKHRGPVVIVGSDKDLRQCLDRQVLLWDPSIKQEKLTSLEDFQREFPPGPAYWPDFQALTGDSSDNIPGVPGVGPKTAAEVMALYPSLEQLRDGLDQLKPAWHKKIAPHIEDAFIYRELTRLKTDAAVDITLDDLRVTPAPRKDIADFLQSYELRSLVREIGNGLAPAQPAAVSTAPTAPPASSGGGQLSLFGAPSRPAPEAAPAELSPLVRPEALPSLSGRHVALLYNDDACILAVDAQQFRVDAGPDELAPLLAAAESVATPSVKELLSAHDAWRALPVAAWFDLGLAAYLLSPEDRVYTWDRILDSLWTDPSFSPEEAPGGAQGLAALALAKRMHSRLEQAGLTELMRTLEMPLIPVLVDMERRGIGIDIPAFTAFAGEVNTRLEALVEQMHRQAGVRFNVRSSQQLADVLYNQLGLKAPGKTPGGAASTSAEVLERLAGQHPLVDTVLEYRKLEKLRSTYLEPLPALADADGRIHTSFNQLTTATGRLSSSAPNLQNIPVRGDLGRRMRSLFIAGPGKVLASADYSQIELRVLAHFSGDPTLLEAFRDSQDIHSRTAALLFDRPASAVTPEQRRQAKTINFGLLYGMGPQKLGRELGLTLAEAKDFIAKYFEHMGKLKEYYQTLVDQAKAQGYVTTMAGRRRMLPDIHSRNTQLEAQARRQAVNTVIQGSAADIIKIAMLKAASDQRLAGLGAELILQVHDELVIEAPSEYGQAAGERLAELMTGIVTLDVPLAVDMGVGRDWGGAH